DNA sequence from the Deinococcus humi genome:
GATGAATGCGCCGAACGGCCCTAGCAGCACATAGCAGGCGTCGGTCTGCAAGTCGTCAATCAATGCCACGCGGGCCTCCAATTGGAAACGCCCCCAGTGAAAGGGGCGGGAAGTAGGGGGAAGGGGTTGTCAGCCGCGTGCGGTCACGGCGGTAATCACGGCCTCATTGTCCAGAGCGCGGATCAGGGACGCCTGCGCCAGCACTTCCGGGGCGAGGCGCTGGCCCAGCAGGGCGGCGCATTCCAGCCCGCGCCCCCCGCTGATGCGGTACTCCCATGCCGCCACAGGCATAGGGCCGTCATCCAGTTCCACCTGCTCGGTGAGCTGATCCGGCGTGCGGAACGTCTTGAGCGTCACGTCTGCCGGATTGACGGCGGGGAGTGAGTAGTGGAACTTCGCCAGACGGTCCAGCAGGGCGGTGTCCAGCGCCTCAGCCCGGAACTCAAAGAGGTTCCAGACCACCGTGCCGCCCGTGCCCACCGTGGCTGTTGCCTCCAGCGTGTAGGCCGTCACGCCCACGCCAGGATCGTCGGTGTACAGCGTGGATTCCCCGAACGCGCCCGCCCCCGCACCAATGGGCACGCCCACGGCCTGAGTTGTTCCATCTTGCATGGTTCGCAACAGCCTCACGCCCGCCGTGCTGCCATCCGACAGTTCTACCGGAGCACCTGCCACGGCGATTCGTGCCCTGCGGTGCGGCAGGGACGGGGTGAAGCGCAGCCGCCCGCCCTGCGGAACGATGGCGGAAAGGCGTCCTGAATTGGATTTCATCACGCCGTCCCTGAGCAGTTCATAGCCCTCGGTGCTGACATTCCCTTCAGGCGAAATGAAGCTGTAGGACACGCTGCCCGTGATGTCTGCGCCTGCCGCGTCCACCCACTGATACGTCCCTTCTGCTTTGGCCCACGCGGGCACGCGGTTGGGATCAATGGCGAGGTTCTTCGTCCAGGTGTTGCCCAGTTCGGACTCTGGACTGCGACTGATGTAAGTGACAGCGTCTTTGTTCTCATCCTGAGCGAGAAACCATTGCACCGCCGTGACGGGTTTTTCCGCCACCGGGGACAGTTGCTCGATTGCGCCGCGCTCCTCCGGGGCAAGGGTGAGGACTGAGCCGACAGCGGGGCGGCAGTAGAAGTAGGTGGAGGCGTCCACCCCATAGCGCACGTCCACGCCCAGCCCCACGCCGTCCTCCACAAGCTGCCTGAGCAATGCCCCTGCCATCTGGGAATTGCTCTTTTCCACAGCGCGGGCGTTAAAGCCCAGATCAATCACGCGGGCATCGAAATACTGGATCGTGCTGCCCAGTTGCCCGGAAGCCACCACATCCTCCATCAGTGCCCGCACGGTGAGGTGCGCGGGCTGCTCTGGCGTGGTGAATCCCGGCGAGAGTGTCACGGCGTCTAAGCGCAGAGCAAGGGAGCGCAGGATGTACGCCTCCCCGTCCACGTTGCGGCTGTTGCCCCCTTGCCGCACCTGCCCGTAATAAATCGCCCTGAAGTCGTCATTGACCTTGTACCTGATCTGGACGGTGTGCAGGGGCGGGATCAGGATGCCCGCCCCCTTCGCGTCAAACCGCGCTTCTAGGCCGTCACCCTCAGAAGTCACCTGAAGACGCATCCCCGTATTGCGGAGGTGCGTAGCATCGCGTTCAATGGTTTTCAGGTAACTCCCGCCAGGGGTGTAGACGATGAACTGGTAATCCATCTCTTGCATCACGTCAGCCCTCCCAGGCCGGACAGCGGCGGTGGCCCGCCTCGCTGCCCTGTCATGAAGGCCCGCCATTCCGCCACGGCGAGACGCAGCTCACTTGTCCCTGCCCGGAACTCAGGCACGGCCAGCGAGGTGAAGTCGCTGAGGCCCCGGAGGGCGATTTCCGGCAGGCTGATTTCAAAGCGTGGAATGCCCAACTGTGCCCCCGGTCCTGCGCCGAACAATGCCCCGCCCGGCGCACCATTGGCCCCTGTAGCGGCTCCGGCCCCTACACCCGGTAGTGAAGGCGCAACCGCTTGAACCTGCCCCACGATCCGGTTTTCCTCAGCGTTGATGCGCCCCACCACATCGGTAATGTCCCCGCCCGCTGCTGACGTTTCCGCCAGTTCCTTGATGAGTGGCCCGAGGTTGCTTTTGGCAATCAGGGCGTCAATCACGGCCCGCTGGACAAACTTGTCCAGTTGCAGTTTCAGGGCGTCGTTCACGCCGGAGAAATCATTCTTGTTGACGGCATCAAGCAGGACGTTTGACAGGTTGCTGAACAGATCAGCGCCAAACTCATTGAAGATAGCCGACGCCTTCTGCAAGCTCTCTGAAGCCTCTTTGCCCAACGTCTCCGGTGCGCCGCCGAACAGTGACCAGCCCAGCCGCTGCCAGAATCCGGCATTGGCCTTCGTGGTGAGGGCTTCACTGTCGGCTTTCAAGGCGTCATAGAAGGGGTTCAGGAAGCCGTTACGGCCCCCTACCATGCGCTGCCCCATTGCGGCCCGTTCGGCGTCGGCCAGTTCCAGCCATGCTTTCACCTGCGCCTTTACGGCGGGGTTGTTTTTCAGCAGGGCGTCACCGATGCTGCCCACTGCACCGATCACCGCGCCTGCAATGCCCACCACGCCGCCCAGACTGCCCAGCAGCGTGCCGAGACTGCCCGCGTCCGGCCCCTTCTTGAACGCGGCCCAGGAGTCGCGCACCTTGTCCAGTTCTCCCGGCACTTTGGACGCGGCGGCCACGATGCTGCCCAGGCCGTCCACGATTGCGCCTGCACCATCAGCCCCAAACGCCTTGAACACGCTGCTCAGTCCGGTGCTGAGCTTCTGGAAGCCCTCGCCCAGCTTGTCGAGCTTGCTCTGCGCTTCAGCGGTGGCTGCCCCCATGTCCCGCAGGTCACGGGCAATGGCGCGGATGGTGGCCGCCGCCTTGTCGCCTTCCTCGCTGCCATCCGCCAGAGACACGCCCAGGCGGTCCAACAGGGGCAGCATGTCCAGCGCCGAAGCGTTGAACTCCTGCTGTGTGACGGTGCCTTCCCGCAGGCCCTGACTGAGCTTGATGGCCGACTGTGCCAAGTCTGCGGCCTTCTCCTGTGCCAGCGTGCCCACTTCATCGGCTAGCCGTTTGGTGGGGTCAATGCTGGCCGTGGTGGCATCCAGCAGGAGGCGCACACTCGCCGCGCCCGCTGCCCCGGCTGGCCCCAGGCGTTCCAGGTTTACCAGCAGTCTCAGTAGCGCCGCCTCCTGTTCGATCAGCGCGGCGTTGTAGGCGTCCGCGTCAGACGCGCCGGATTCATAGCTGGCGTGTGCCTCGTCAATCTTGGAGGTGATCGCGCCGATGGTGTTTTCCAGTCCGGCGGTGCCGCTGTCCTTGCCCGTGATGAGCAGAGGCGCATTGTTGATGCTGTCAATAATGACTTTCAGGGTGTCAAGCTGCGAGGCGGTCAGCTTGCCCTTCTGGTAGGCGTCTTCCAGCCCTTCGTTCAGGCCGCGTAGGGTTTCAGAATCTGACAGATCGAACGCGCCGCCCATGATCTGCGCCGCGTAGTCCTGAAACACGTTCTCTACCGGGCCGCCTGCTTTGCTGGCCCGCTCCCAGCCGTCCGTGATGGCGTCTGCCGTGATGCCCGTCAGGATGCCTGCGTACTCCTTCGCACCCTCTACGCCGTCCGTCAGGCCCTGCCTCACGCCGTCCGGGAGCATCTTGCCCATGTCAGAGGCCAGGAACTCGGCAATCTCGCCCGTGATGGCCTGAATCTGTACGGGGTCCGAGGCGGCTTCCAGCCGATCCATGAGGCTCTGCGCCGTCATGATGCCTTCCAGTTGCTTGCCCAGATCAACCGGGTTCGCGCTGTTCCACGCATCCCACAGCTTCAGGGCTTCATCGGCCCCCAGCCTGCTCAGCCGGATCATTTCACCCAGCTCATCCCGCGTCATCTTCCCGGCGTTCTGAATGGCTTCCTCAAGATTGAAGAATGATTCTATCGTGGTGTCGGTAGCCACGCCGATGCCGCGCAGTTCATTGTCGGTCTGGAAGCGTGGCCCGCCCTGATCCGTCACCATCTGGGCCAAGTCCTCAAAGTTCATGTCAACGATGTGGCCGCGAATCAGCCGCGCCAGATCGGAGTCCCCAAAGCCCTTTGCCACCAGATCGGCCAGGATGCTGCCCAGTTCTTCCGGGTCAATCCCCATCATGGCCTCTAGCAGCCTGTCCGCCTCGCCAGGGGCCAGCGTGCCCTGCGAGGGATCGTCAAATCGGGCCGTGTTCTTGACGCCCCGCCCTTGCAGGTTGTCCAGCAGTTGCACGTCCCGCGCCCCGTTCAAGTCCTTCAGGATGCTCAGCAGGGTCTGAACCTGAATGGCAGACAACGCCCCCGTTTTGCCCATATCCTCAATGCTCTGCGCCCATGCGTCTGCCACGCCCGGTTCTGCCAGTTCGTCGCGCAGAATGACGATTCGGTTGTAGAGGGTATCGTACTGGGCGCGGGTGCTGGAGGCGGCCTGCGCGGTGGTCGCCAGATCGCGCCCGCCCAGATTCAGCTTGTCCAGCGTGCCCAGGGCCTCATTCCCGGCCTTCACGCCATCGGCCAGCGCTTGATTGAACTCCTCCTGTCCCTTCTTGGCCGCTTCCGTTGCTGTCCGCATGGTGTTCAGGCGGGCCGTGCGGGCGTTTTCCACCGTTTCGAGATACTGGGCCTGTGCTTTCTCGCGTAGGGCCTGTTCGTTGGGCTTGCCCGCCGCATCCTGATAGGCCAGATTGCGCGTGGCGCGGGCGATTTTCTCCTGACGATCAAACTCCTGCTGGCTGTACAGTTTTGTCAGGGCCAGTTGCTTCTTGAGATCGCCTTCATGGGCGCGAACGTCCTCATCCGCAATGGACTTCAGGCGGGCAGAGGTGGACTTGGCCGCGTCAATCTTCAGCCCGGCGAGTTCCTGAGCAAGCTGCTTCTGCTCCTGCGCCACGGTGCGGGCCGCGCCACGTTCGGCCTTGTTCTGCTCAGCACGCGCCGCTTCATTGGCCTGCTTCTCAACCCGGTATGCCTCGGCAACAGCAGTGCGCCGGGCCTGTTCGATGGCCGCCGTGTCGGCCCCTTCCACCTTCTTGCGCTCATTGGCGGTCTGTTGGGCTGCCCGCACGGCCTGTTCGCGCACCCGCCTGTTGATGGTTTCCTCGGCAGCGATGATCTGCGGCCCGGTCTGCGTGATGATGGCCTGACGCTTGGCCGCGTCATCCTGCGCCAGTTCCAGGCGCTCAGCCTGTGACTGCTTGAGGGTATCGAGCCCGCGCCGCGCTTCACGCTCACGGCCTGCGGCAGCATCGGCGGCAATCTGTGTAGAGAGCTGCTGAAGTTCCTTCTCTCTGGCCTCCTGCTTCTTGGCGTCCTGCTCAGCCTGAGTCGCCGCCGCCTTCCGGCTCTGATAGGCGGCCTGTTCGATCTGGACAACCGCCGCTTTCGCCTTGTTCTCGCCTTGCCAAGTGTCCATATTGGCTTTTGCAACCCGGATAGCCTCAGCATTCCCACTCTTGGCAGCGCGTTCCTGCTCTTTGATGAGCTTCAGCGCGTCGTCCCCGTATTTCTTCAGATCGGCCTGCGTGGCGATGTAGTCATCCGCGCCCCGCTTGACCCCGCCCAGGCCCTTCTGAACGGCAGCCAGTGCCGCAGCGTTCCCGTCGCTGGCATCCCCGAACGCCTTCATATCGGCGGTGGCCTTACCCAGTACCTTTGTCAGCCACACATCGCCGGGCTTGTCTTTCAGCGCCTTCTCTGCCTTTCCCAGCGCTGCGACAAGCTGCTGTGCCTTGATGACCTGATCGGCGGTGAAAATGCCGTCTTCCTGCCCCTGTGGCTTGACGGGTTTGTCTTTGGGGGGGTTGACGCCCAGCGCGGGCAGCATGTCACCGGGCCGCACGATCCAGTTCGGTGTGCCCAGCTTGTTGATTGCCACATCACCCACGGGATTGATGCCGGGGCTGATGGCATTCCCGTACTTGTCAAATTTCCCGCCGTTGGCCTCATAGGTGACGCGGTTGTTCCCACGCACCATGTCCACGCCGTCTTTCTTGCCGATGTAGACGCCCGTGTGATTCTGCCCGCCTTCGGTGTAGAACACCACATCACCGGGCTTTAAGTCCTTCGGGTTATACCGCTGAGCAAATCCAGCTTTCAGCAGATTGCGGGCCGCGTCGGTGGCTTCCACCTTGCCATCCGCGTTGCTGTCCGTCTGGAACAGGGCGTTGATCTTCGCCTCTGCTTCTGGCGCAGCCTTATCCAACGTCAGGCGCACCCACTTGGCGCAGAAGTTCACGATGCTGTCCGCCGTCACGTCGCCCAGCTTCCCCTTGCTGGCCTCTACCACCATTGCGCCCAGCGCATCCGCGCCAGAGGCCGTGAGGGCTAGGCCGCTAGCCCCATCATCCTGCCCAGGCAGCACCGGGCCAACAAACGTCCCATTCTTGATGGATTCAGTGCGGACTTGCAGTTCAAGCACTTTGACCTGAGCTTCCAGCCCTGCAACCTTCTCCGCCTGATTCTCAAGGCGGGTCTGAATCGGGGCGGAAACGCTGCCAGAAAACCGCTTCTGAGCATCGGCGGTGCTCTGAAGGCGGGTCATCTCCCCTTTCTCCGCCGCAAGCTGCTTCTGAAGGGTTTCCAGTTCCTTGCCCAGCGCCGTCTTTTCAACTTCAGCACTGCGCTTGTCCAGATTGTCCAGCATCTTGAAGAGATCGATGAGGGCTGAGACGCCAGAGGTTGCTGCTTCCACCAGTGTCGTAATGGCCGGGGCAAATACTTCCCCAATGGTGTCCTTGAAGATTTGAAAGGTGGTGTTCAGCTTGGCCTGTGCGCCCTGCAAGCCTTCCATGCGGGTCTTTGCGTCCCGTTCGGCGCGGCCCCGATCATCCATCTTGGCGATGTAATCCGCAATGCTGCTTGTGCCCGCCTTGTAACTGGCCGTCAGTACGCGCTGGGCATCGGTGCCTGCCACCTTGTAGAGAAATGCAGCACGGTCCTCTTCCGTCATCTTGTCCATTTGGCTGATGACTTCGCCCAGTACGGTAACCATGTCCCGCTGTGCGCCCGTGCCATCAAAGACTTTGATGTTGTACTTGTCCAGCGCTTCAATGACGACTGGCATACTGGACGTGAGGCGCTGAAGCATCACGCGCACACTCGTACCTGCGTCGCTGCCCCGGATGCCACGATCTGCCATCAGGCCCAGCACGGCCACGGTTTCCTCAAGGCTCATGCCCGCATTGCTGGCAACGTTGCCGACCTGCTGGAGGCTGACGCCCATCGTGTTCACGTCCAGCGCCGTCTTGTTCGCGCCGTTCGCAATGGCGTCCGCCACGCGCATCATGTTCGCGCCCTGGATGTTGAAGGTGTTCATGGCTGCGCCCGCAATCAGCACGGCATTGTTCAGATCGGAACCCGTGGCACGCATCAGGACCGTGACGGCCTTTGCCGCTCCGCCCATCACGTCCTCTACGCCCCGGCCCGCCTTGAACAGTTCCTCCTGAACCTGCCCGATCTGGTTCACGTTCAAGCCAAACTCAAGCGCCAGGCTCTTGGCCTGATCCTTCAGCCCCTTGAATGTCTCGCCTGTGGCATCGGAGACGGCCTTCACGCCCTGCATCTGGGCTTCAAACTTGCCGTACTCGTTGACGGCTGACATGATGCCCGCTGTCAACAGGCCCACGGCTACCGTCGTCACGCCGATGGCGATGCCCAGAGGGCCGAACGCTGCCGCCGCGCTGCCGATGGCAGAACCAAACATGTTGGCTTGTCCCGCCGCCGCGCCCAGCGCCCCACCCATCTGCCCGATGATCGGGAAGCCCATGCGGAGGGCATTGAAGATGTTGCCGCTCAGCCCGCCCGCGTTGATGCCACCTGCAATGGTGTTTGCTTCACGGCCCAGACGGGCAAGTTCACGGTTGACTTGCCCCAGTTGGGTAGTCGTGAGCTGCCCGGAGGCCACAAGCGCCTGTAGGCGGGCTTGAAGCGTGGTGCTGGCTGTGGTGTAGGTGGCAATGGCCGCCTGAAACTGCTGGGAGTTGCGCGAGACGCCCGCCGTTGCAGTGTCGAATGCTGTCCGCATGGCCGCCGCGTCCGTCCTGATCTTCTGGAAGGCGTCGGTATTGATGCTTCGCAGGGACGTGGTGAGGCGAGTCAGGCCCGCGTCAAGCGCCCGGAAGTCTGCCGTCCCAGCCTGTGCGCCGCTGGCCGCCGTGCGGAGCTGGGCTTGCAGGCTGCTCAGGCTTGCGCCGAACGCCGCCGCGTCAATCTCGCCGCGCTTCCACTGGTTGTTCAGGGCTTGCAGATCGTTCAGAAGCTGACGGTTGGCCGCCGAAATGCCGCCCTGCCCGCCTGCCCCGCCGCCGCCCGGCCCGCCACTGTTGCCCAGCGCCCGCAGTTGCGCGATGAGGCTTTGAAGGGCCGTGATCTGGGCATTGATGTTCGTGTACACCGCTTGCAGCGCCGTGGTGTTCACCGTCAGGACGTACTGAGTGCGCCCAGTCAGGCCGGACAGCAGCGCTTTCAAGGTGTTAATGTCATTGGCCGCCGACTGGACGCCGTTCACCTTTAGGTTGACGGTCACGGTGCTGATTCGCAGGTTCCTGAGTTCAGTGGTGGCCGTCGCCATATCCAGCTTGACTTTGAGCTGAATGTCCTGTCGCTGAAGTTGCGCGATGCTGCGCTGCAAGGTGGCTTTGCTGGCCGTCTCGTCAATCACCAGGGCCAGCTTGAGGGGCTGTTTGCCGACTTCCGCCCTCGCCTGTGCCAGCTTCTGATCCAGGAGGGTGCGGTTGCCGTCAATATCGAAAACCAAGCGGCCTAGTGTCGTCATATCGCCTCCACGGGGCAAAAGAAAAGCCCCGCTCTAGGCGGGGGCGGGTGTTCTCAGATTTTGAGGGGCTAGGTGTACTTGCTCATGTACAGGCTCCGGTAATGGATCAGGCAGAACAGCCACACCAGCGGAAGGCCGATAAAACTTGTGCTGATGCCAATGGCGATGGCCGCGACAAACCAGACAATGCCCCAGATAATTTCACCGATCACCAGGAAGCCCAGCCCTGTCACCAGCGCATTCAGCCAGAACCCAGACCAGTACCACGGCGCGTTCTGCTTGTTCTGTTGCTGCTGGACAGTGACGCGGGCCTGAGCGCGGTAGGTTTCTTCTTCCATGATCCGCTGTCGATCTGTCTCAGTCAGCAGCGGGGCGGGCTTCTCCGGGCTGGGTTGTGTCATGCCCCGCAGCATAAACCGCCCCGGCGCTCGGCAGGGGCGGAAGTGGGGGAGGGTTGGGGGCTACGGACGGTTGAGTGCGACAACAAGTTGCTCAATATCGCGCACCTGATAGAACGTGTGAGGACTGCCATTATCAAGGCGCAGGGTGTAAATCGGTTTTCCATCGCGCTTCAGAACCATCGTCGTTATTGAGCGCTGCTCCGTCCATTGTAGATAAGAACCATCATGAGTCTCAAAAGACTCAACAGCAACTTTTTTGCTCAGTTCATAGGCGCTCATGGCTGGACCCAATTCCGGGACAAGTGGTTGCGCGTCATTTCTCCCCCATCCCAAAATCCCAGTCAATCAGCGAGAGATGTAGCGTGGGAATACCGTTCACCTCCACAACCTCGCAACCCGCATGGGGTGTACGCACGCCATTGATGAACAACTCGTATTCCACGCGGCGCGTGCCTTCTGAGCGCATGATGCGCGGCATGATCTGGACTGCCGCCTTTTTCTCAGGCCAATTGGCAGCATAGGAGGCGTAAGTGACAGTGGAGCCATCTGGCAGTTTCTCGCTGTGCTGACTCACTTCTCCCCCTTCCGCTGGATCACGATTTCAAGGCCCAGCGCGTCCAACAGGCGAGGCCACAGGCTGCGCCGATCTATCAGATTGCTGCCCAGCGTGCGACTCACTGCCGTCTGATGGGAGCCGAGCAGGGCAGCCAAGTCCTTCTGTGTCAGCCCCTTCTCCTTCATGGCGGCGTCTGCCGCGCCTCTGGCGTCTGGGAGGTTCATAGTCTTAGTGTACTACAGAGTTACGCATATTGACAGATATAACAGACTAGGATATATTTAGATCAGCAGAGAGGGCGGGTTTCCCGCGAAGAAAGCCCCGCCCTTCTGACTCTCCCCCCAAGAGGTAAGAATCATGACCCAGCCTAGCACCCGCGCCACCGCCCGCACCTTCACCGCCCACCACATTGACCGTGAATGCGGCGTCGTGGTTCACGTTCAGGATTACGCCGTCACCATCGCCCGCACGGCACGCGGCCTGATTGCCACCGTGGACGGCGTTCAGGTGCCCGTGCTGGAAGCAGACCGCATCCTCCGCACCGCCGCCCGCGTGGAAGTCATGAGCGAAGTGCTGGAAGCCGCCCCCATCGGCAAGCCCGCCGCGTGCAACCTGCACAAAGAACTGGGCGCACTCGGCTACCGCTCGCACTACGCGCTGGCCGCCGAAGTGCTGGGCAAGCCCGTACCCTCGCTGGCCGCCCTGAGCGCAGAGGACGCTGCCACGGTTCGCCAGTACGCCTACGGGCAGCTTGGGCGGGTGGCATGAAGCACCTGCGTTCTGATCCATTCGACGCTGCCCTGTTCCTCTGCGCCGTGCTGGCCGTGCTGCTGCTGGCGCGGGCGCTGGGGATGCTGCCCTGACGCCCGCTGATGAGCCGCCCACGCCCCCGTCACTGGGGGCGTTCTGCTGTGGCAATGATCCGCTGAGCAAACGGAAGGACAGACAGCCACACGTCATCCGGGCAGTCCCCACGCTCCCACCATTTGCAGATTGCCTCTGCCGTCTCCCGCGCCATGCCGGGAATCGGCTGGGAGGCGGGCACACTGTCCTCTGTGCCGTCCAGCAGGCCATACGGGGCGTAAGCGAACAGCTCCCACGCCATGTCCCGCGCCAGGTTCGGCGCTTCCTTGACGCGGCGGCGCTGCGCCATCTTCTCGCAGTCCTCATCAGAGAACTTGCTGAAGGCGTAGCGCAACTGGCTTTGATCCCGCATGTGTCTGACGAAGCCCCATTCCTCAATCAGCATCTGAACCTGCGCGTCTGTCAGATCACCCGACAGCAGCCTATCCACCATGCCCGGATACACCGAGGCGAACACGGCGAACACGCGGGCAGGCGTCAGGGCCAGCGGGTGCGCCTCCGCCTCAGCCTGCGTCATTGAGCTGAATCCCAGCCAGACGTGCGAGGTTCGCAAACACGCGGCCTATCGCCTCGTCACTCAGCATTTCGTCCAGCCACGCGGCGTCTACTTCCTTGTATTGCGGGTCCGGGCGGCGACGGTTCAGGACGCCCACGATGAACGGCGCGGCGCTGCCATCCTCGCCCAGTTCCTTCAGCAGTTCGGCGCGTTCCTTGCGGGTGAAGTCCTGATCCAGAAACTCCCTGTCCCCCACC
Encoded proteins:
- a CDS encoding phage tail tape measure protein, which codes for MTTLGRLVFDIDGNRTLLDQKLAQARAEVGKQPLKLALVIDETASKATLQRSIAQLQRQDIQLKVKLDMATATTELRNLRISTVTVNLKVNGVQSAANDINTLKALLSGLTGRTQYVLTVNTTALQAVYTNINAQITALQSLIAQLRALGNSGGPGGGGAGGQGGISAANRQLLNDLQALNNQWKRGEIDAAAFGASLSSLQAQLRTAASGAQAGTADFRALDAGLTRLTTSLRSINTDAFQKIRTDAAAMRTAFDTATAGVSRNSQQFQAAIATYTTASTTLQARLQALVASGQLTTTQLGQVNRELARLGREANTIAGGINAGGLSGNIFNALRMGFPIIGQMGGALGAAAGQANMFGSAIGSAAAAFGPLGIAIGVTTVAVGLLTAGIMSAVNEYGKFEAQMQGVKAVSDATGETFKGLKDQAKSLALEFGLNVNQIGQVQEELFKAGRGVEDVMGGAAKAVTVLMRATGSDLNNAVLIAGAAMNTFNIQGANMMRVADAIANGANKTALDVNTMGVSLQQVGNVASNAGMSLEETVAVLGLMADRGIRGSDAGTSVRVMLQRLTSSMPVVIEALDKYNIKVFDGTGAQRDMVTVLGEVISQMDKMTEEDRAAFLYKVAGTDAQRVLTASYKAGTSSIADYIAKMDDRGRAERDAKTRMEGLQGAQAKLNTTFQIFKDTIGEVFAPAITTLVEAATSGVSALIDLFKMLDNLDKRSAEVEKTALGKELETLQKQLAAEKGEMTRLQSTADAQKRFSGSVSAPIQTRLENQAEKVAGLEAQVKVLELQVRTESIKNGTFVGPVLPGQDDGASGLALTASGADALGAMVVEASKGKLGDVTADSIVNFCAKWVRLTLDKAAPEAEAKINALFQTDSNADGKVEATDAARNLLKAGFAQRYNPKDLKPGDVVFYTEGGQNHTGVYIGKKDGVDMVRGNNRVTYEANGGKFDKYGNAISPGINPVGDVAINKLGTPNWIVRPGDMLPALGVNPPKDKPVKPQGQEDGIFTADQVIKAQQLVAALGKAEKALKDKPGDVWLTKVLGKATADMKAFGDASDGNAAALAAVQKGLGGVKRGADDYIATQADLKKYGDDALKLIKEQERAAKSGNAEAIRVAKANMDTWQGENKAKAAVVQIEQAAYQSRKAAATQAEQDAKKQEAREKELQQLSTQIAADAAAGREREARRGLDTLKQSQAERLELAQDDAAKRQAIITQTGPQIIAAEETINRRVREQAVRAAQQTANERKKVEGADTAAIEQARRTAVAEAYRVEKQANEAARAEQNKAERGAARTVAQEQKQLAQELAGLKIDAAKSTSARLKSIADEDVRAHEGDLKKQLALTKLYSQQEFDRQEKIARATRNLAYQDAAGKPNEQALREKAQAQYLETVENARTARLNTMRTATEAAKKGQEEFNQALADGVKAGNEALGTLDKLNLGGRDLATTAQAASSTRAQYDTLYNRIVILRDELAEPGVADAWAQSIEDMGKTGALSAIQVQTLLSILKDLNGARDVQLLDNLQGRGVKNTARFDDPSQGTLAPGEADRLLEAMMGIDPEELGSILADLVAKGFGDSDLARLIRGHIVDMNFEDLAQMVTDQGGPRFQTDNELRGIGVATDTTIESFFNLEEAIQNAGKMTRDELGEMIRLSRLGADEALKLWDAWNSANPVDLGKQLEGIMTAQSLMDRLEAASDPVQIQAITGEIAEFLASDMGKMLPDGVRQGLTDGVEGAKEYAGILTGITADAITDGWERASKAGGPVENVFQDYAAQIMGGAFDLSDSETLRGLNEGLEDAYQKGKLTASQLDTLKVIIDSINNAPLLITGKDSGTAGLENTIGAITSKIDEAHASYESGASDADAYNAALIEQEAALLRLLVNLERLGPAGAAGAASVRLLLDATTASIDPTKRLADEVGTLAQEKAADLAQSAIKLSQGLREGTVTQQEFNASALDMLPLLDRLGVSLADGSEEGDKAAATIRAIARDLRDMGAATAEAQSKLDKLGEGFQKLSTGLSSVFKAFGADGAGAIVDGLGSIVAAASKVPGELDKVRDSWAAFKKGPDAGSLGTLLGSLGGVVGIAGAVIGAVGSIGDALLKNNPAVKAQVKAWLELADAERAAMGQRMVGGRNGFLNPFYDALKADSEALTTKANAGFWQRLGWSLFGGAPETLGKEASESLQKASAIFNEFGADLFSNLSNVLLDAVNKNDFSGVNDALKLQLDKFVQRAVIDALIAKSNLGPLIKELAETSAAGGDITDVVGRINAEENRIVGQVQAVAPSLPGVGAGAATGANGAPGGALFGAGPGAQLGIPRFEISLPEIALRGLSDFTSLAVPEFRAGTSELRLAVAEWRAFMTGQRGGPPPLSGLGGLT
- a CDS encoding helix-turn-helix domain-containing protein — translated: MNLPDARGAADAAMKEKGLTQKDLAALLGSHQTAVSRTLGSNLIDRRSLWPRLLDALGLEIVIQRKGEK